A single Candidatus Eremiobacteraceae bacterium DNA region contains:
- a CDS encoding glycosyltransferase family 4 protein, which yields MLYEHTPTTIGRINGRGAAHPRSLFVSSYPPRQCGIATFAEDVREAYDRLSGMTSEVIAINDPDSEYSYPQCVVGTIRRDIRESYLDVARLANASSADVVNIQHEYGLFGGERGAYLLDFMRAVHRPVVLTMHTTLPNPDEATLRVTRDICRRADSVMVLTETSKQILSTQYGVDPATICVVMHGVPDVAPYHGTYFKQRFNLEHDTVVSTFGLLSRGKGIESIIEALPEVLERHPNVAYVLWGETHPEVRRAEGERYRASLQQKALELGVAGRVRFVDRYMTDDEVVSALLATDLYVSPSLDPHQAVSGTLSYAVACGRAVIATEFQYAKELLADGRGITVPFRDPKAIGRAIDAVLSDASLRSSLESAAYAFGRGMTWPKIALGYRNAFTQSLTAGLNLVSSNLGA from the coding sequence ATGCTATACGAACACACGCCGACGACGATCGGCCGCATCAATGGGCGTGGCGCTGCTCATCCCAGGTCGCTGTTCGTAAGCTCATACCCGCCGCGGCAATGCGGCATCGCCACGTTCGCGGAAGACGTTCGCGAAGCGTACGATCGCCTGTCCGGCATGACGAGTGAAGTCATCGCCATCAACGACCCCGACAGCGAGTATTCCTATCCGCAATGCGTGGTAGGCACCATTAGGCGCGATATCCGCGAGTCGTACCTCGATGTTGCACGCCTGGCTAACGCGTCCAGCGCAGACGTGGTCAACATCCAACATGAGTACGGTCTCTTCGGCGGTGAGCGCGGCGCGTATCTGCTCGACTTCATGCGCGCGGTGCATCGGCCCGTCGTTTTGACGATGCACACCACGCTGCCCAACCCGGATGAGGCCACGCTTCGCGTGACGCGCGATATCTGCCGTCGCGCGGACAGCGTCATGGTGCTCACGGAGACGAGCAAGCAAATACTTTCCACGCAATACGGCGTCGACCCAGCCACGATCTGCGTGGTCATGCATGGCGTCCCCGACGTCGCGCCGTATCACGGCACCTATTTCAAGCAGCGGTTCAACCTCGAGCACGACACGGTCGTCTCCACTTTCGGTCTGCTCAGCCGCGGCAAGGGCATCGAATCCATCATCGAAGCGCTGCCCGAAGTGCTCGAGCGGCATCCGAACGTCGCCTACGTGCTGTGGGGTGAAACACATCCTGAAGTCAGGCGCGCCGAAGGCGAGCGCTATCGCGCGTCGCTTCAGCAAAAGGCGCTTGAGCTCGGCGTCGCCGGCCGCGTCCGCTTCGTCGATCGCTACATGACCGACGACGAAGTCGTATCAGCTTTGCTCGCGACCGACCTCTACGTCTCGCCTTCGCTCGATCCTCACCAAGCGGTGAGCGGCACGCTGTCATACGCAGTCGCCTGCGGACGAGCGGTCATCGCGACCGAATTCCAGTATGCCAAAGAATTGCTGGCCGACGGCCGCGGCATCACGGTTCCGTTCCGCGATCCCAAGGCGATCGGCAGAGCGATCGACGCAGTGCTGAGCGACGCATCGTTGCGATCGTCGTTGGAATCAGCCGCGTACGCGTTCGGCCGCGGGATGACGTGGCCAAAGATCGCGCTCGGCTATCGGAACGCATTCACGCAGTCGCTCACGGCCGGATTGAACCTAGTGTCGTCGAATCTCGGCGCTTGA